The proteins below are encoded in one region of Cololabis saira isolate AMF1-May2022 chromosome 11, fColSai1.1, whole genome shotgun sequence:
- the LOC133455297 gene encoding uncharacterized protein LOC133455297 isoform X4: MRFIEPLFVFLVGAAFHAALSASLESVEKEEKVPKDDGLTELQKIDQVEFEAAQKTKEVHINVSEELRDDARYLESAKDGSAVAGHVQDKDTGIIAEGAGNADGAAHEECSESLESGEKEKKVAQYDGLTRLQKIDQIEFEAAQKAKEAQINVTEEHNSEGPRYLETLQDGSEGHVDEKDDSTEGAGNSDGAAHEESDSSEETDGRQ; this comes from the exons ATGAGATTTATTGAGCCTCTGTTTGTTTTCCTTGTTGGGGCAGCATTTCATGCTG CACTATCTGCATCTCTGGAGTCTgtagagaaagaggaaaaagttCCTAAAGATG ATGGACTAACAGAACTACAGAAAATAG ATCAGGTGGAATTTGAGGCTGCACAAAAGACCAAGGAAGTTCACATCAACg tTTCAGAGGAACTCAGAGATGATGCACGCTACCTTG AATCTGCTAAAGATGGATCTG cAGTGGCGGGGCATGTGCAGGACAAGGATACCGGAATCATAG CAGAGGGAGCTGGGAATGCTGATGGAGCAGCACATGAAG AGTGCTCTGAATCTCTGGAAtctggagaaaaagagaaaaaggtcgCTCAGTATG ATGGACTGACAAGGTTGCAGAAAATAG ATCAGATTGAGTTTGAGGCAGCGCAGAAGGCCAAGGAAGCTCAGATCAATG TTACAGAGGAACACAACAGTGAAGGCCCTCGCTACCTTG AGACACTTCAAGATGGATCTG AGGGGCACGTGGATGAAAAGGACGACAGCACAG AGGGAGCCGGGAACTCCGATGGAGCAGCACATGAAG AATCAGATTCCTCTGAGGAAACTGATG GGAGACAATAA
- the LOC133455297 gene encoding uncharacterized protein LOC133455297 isoform X1, producing MRFIEPLFVFLVGAAFHAALSASLESVEKEEKVPKDDGLTELQKIDQVEFEAAQKTKEVHINVSEELRDDARYLESAKDGSAVAGHVQDKDTGIIAEGAGNADGAAHEECSESLESGEKEKKVAQYDGLTRLQKIDQIEFEAAQKAKEAQINVTEEHNSEGPRYLETLQDGSEGHVDEKDDSTAEGAGNSDGAAHEESDSSEETDGRQ from the exons ATGAGATTTATTGAGCCTCTGTTTGTTTTCCTTGTTGGGGCAGCATTTCATGCTG CACTATCTGCATCTCTGGAGTCTgtagagaaagaggaaaaagttCCTAAAGATG ATGGACTAACAGAACTACAGAAAATAG ATCAGGTGGAATTTGAGGCTGCACAAAAGACCAAGGAAGTTCACATCAACg tTTCAGAGGAACTCAGAGATGATGCACGCTACCTTG AATCTGCTAAAGATGGATCTG cAGTGGCGGGGCATGTGCAGGACAAGGATACCGGAATCATAG CAGAGGGAGCTGGGAATGCTGATGGAGCAGCACATGAAG AGTGCTCTGAATCTCTGGAAtctggagaaaaagagaaaaaggtcgCTCAGTATG ATGGACTGACAAGGTTGCAGAAAATAG ATCAGATTGAGTTTGAGGCAGCGCAGAAGGCCAAGGAAGCTCAGATCAATG TTACAGAGGAACACAACAGTGAAGGCCCTCGCTACCTTG AGACACTTCAAGATGGATCTG AGGGGCACGTGGATGAAAAGGACGACAGCACAG CAGAGGGAGCCGGGAACTCCGATGGAGCAGCACATGAAG AATCAGATTCCTCTGAGGAAACTGATG GGAGACAATAA
- the LOC133455297 gene encoding uncharacterized protein LOC133455297 isoform X2 has translation MRFIEPLFVFLVGAAFHAALSASLESVEKEEKVPKDDGLTELQKIDQVEFEAAQKTKEVHINVSEELRDDARYLESAKDGSAVAGHVQDKDTGIIEGAGNADGAAHEECSESLESGEKEKKVAQYDGLTRLQKIDQIEFEAAQKAKEAQINVTEEHNSEGPRYLETLQDGSEGHVDEKDDSTAEGAGNSDGAAHEESDSSEETDGRQ, from the exons ATGAGATTTATTGAGCCTCTGTTTGTTTTCCTTGTTGGGGCAGCATTTCATGCTG CACTATCTGCATCTCTGGAGTCTgtagagaaagaggaaaaagttCCTAAAGATG ATGGACTAACAGAACTACAGAAAATAG ATCAGGTGGAATTTGAGGCTGCACAAAAGACCAAGGAAGTTCACATCAACg tTTCAGAGGAACTCAGAGATGATGCACGCTACCTTG AATCTGCTAAAGATGGATCTG cAGTGGCGGGGCATGTGCAGGACAAGGATACCGGAATCATAG AGGGAGCTGGGAATGCTGATGGAGCAGCACATGAAG AGTGCTCTGAATCTCTGGAAtctggagaaaaagagaaaaaggtcgCTCAGTATG ATGGACTGACAAGGTTGCAGAAAATAG ATCAGATTGAGTTTGAGGCAGCGCAGAAGGCCAAGGAAGCTCAGATCAATG TTACAGAGGAACACAACAGTGAAGGCCCTCGCTACCTTG AGACACTTCAAGATGGATCTG AGGGGCACGTGGATGAAAAGGACGACAGCACAG CAGAGGGAGCCGGGAACTCCGATGGAGCAGCACATGAAG AATCAGATTCCTCTGAGGAAACTGATG GGAGACAATAA
- the LOC133455297 gene encoding uncharacterized protein LOC133455297 isoform X3 — MRFIEPLFVFLVGAAFHAALSASLESVEKEEKVPKDDGLTELQKIDQVEFEAAQKTKEVHINVSEELRDDARYLESAKDGSVAGHVQDKDTGIIAEGAGNADGAAHEECSESLESGEKEKKVAQYDGLTRLQKIDQIEFEAAQKAKEAQINVTEEHNSEGPRYLETLQDGSEGHVDEKDDSTAEGAGNSDGAAHEESDSSEETDGRQ, encoded by the exons ATGAGATTTATTGAGCCTCTGTTTGTTTTCCTTGTTGGGGCAGCATTTCATGCTG CACTATCTGCATCTCTGGAGTCTgtagagaaagaggaaaaagttCCTAAAGATG ATGGACTAACAGAACTACAGAAAATAG ATCAGGTGGAATTTGAGGCTGCACAAAAGACCAAGGAAGTTCACATCAACg tTTCAGAGGAACTCAGAGATGATGCACGCTACCTTG AATCTGCTAAAGATGGATCTG TGGCGGGGCATGTGCAGGACAAGGATACCGGAATCATAG CAGAGGGAGCTGGGAATGCTGATGGAGCAGCACATGAAG AGTGCTCTGAATCTCTGGAAtctggagaaaaagagaaaaaggtcgCTCAGTATG ATGGACTGACAAGGTTGCAGAAAATAG ATCAGATTGAGTTTGAGGCAGCGCAGAAGGCCAAGGAAGCTCAGATCAATG TTACAGAGGAACACAACAGTGAAGGCCCTCGCTACCTTG AGACACTTCAAGATGGATCTG AGGGGCACGTGGATGAAAAGGACGACAGCACAG CAGAGGGAGCCGGGAACTCCGATGGAGCAGCACATGAAG AATCAGATTCCTCTGAGGAAACTGATG GGAGACAATAA
- the LOC133455297 gene encoding uncharacterized protein LOC133455297 isoform X5 — protein sequence MRFIEPLFVFLVGAAFHAALSASLESVEKEEKVPKDDGLTELQKIDQVEFEAAQKTKEVHINVSEELRDDARYLESAKDGSVAGHVQDKDTGIIEGAGNADGAAHEECSESLESGEKEKKVAQYDGLTRLQKIDQIEFEAAQKAKEAQINVTEEHNSEGPRYLETLQDGSEGHVDEKDDSTAEGAGNSDGAAHEESDSSEETDGRQ from the exons ATGAGATTTATTGAGCCTCTGTTTGTTTTCCTTGTTGGGGCAGCATTTCATGCTG CACTATCTGCATCTCTGGAGTCTgtagagaaagaggaaaaagttCCTAAAGATG ATGGACTAACAGAACTACAGAAAATAG ATCAGGTGGAATTTGAGGCTGCACAAAAGACCAAGGAAGTTCACATCAACg tTTCAGAGGAACTCAGAGATGATGCACGCTACCTTG AATCTGCTAAAGATGGATCTG TGGCGGGGCATGTGCAGGACAAGGATACCGGAATCATAG AGGGAGCTGGGAATGCTGATGGAGCAGCACATGAAG AGTGCTCTGAATCTCTGGAAtctggagaaaaagagaaaaaggtcgCTCAGTATG ATGGACTGACAAGGTTGCAGAAAATAG ATCAGATTGAGTTTGAGGCAGCGCAGAAGGCCAAGGAAGCTCAGATCAATG TTACAGAGGAACACAACAGTGAAGGCCCTCGCTACCTTG AGACACTTCAAGATGGATCTG AGGGGCACGTGGATGAAAAGGACGACAGCACAG CAGAGGGAGCCGGGAACTCCGATGGAGCAGCACATGAAG AATCAGATTCCTCTGAGGAAACTGATG GGAGACAATAA
- the slc20a1b gene encoding sodium-dependent phosphate transporter 1-B — translation MVSTTVATIIMASTIGVVTYTPLTEYMWLLIVGFVIAFILAFSVGANDVANSFGTAVGSGVVTLRQACILATVFETLGSVLLGAKVSETIRKGIIDVGMYNGSEHVLMAGSVSAMFGSAVWQLAASFLKLPISGTHCIVGATIGFSLVAKGQQGVRWLELLRIVGSWFLSPLLSGLMSGVVFYFVRVFILSKKDPVPNGLKALPVFYAITMGINIFSITFTGAPMLGFDMIPWWGILLISLACAMLTAIIVWFIVCPRLKKKIERDLKSTSPSESPLMEKRELKEAHCPILKQTAKDASLPPAPADSQNSSAQPQPAPEERRVAFDIGDSDDVENKERKVAFNIGDSDETDFSIGNETPKQSQSTNQAGLDDNQGLQLSNGSTNAANQVHFNNQIQFNNRTTQIPSNGYSQYHTVHKDSGLYKDLLHKLHLAKVGDCMGEGSDRPIRRNNSYTSYTMAIIGMHSDFKHKDGDIRAGEDGDKGPGSGGHERKRVRMDSYTSYCNALAENTTPESIGEGDVTLEIAKEDAGSSQSSLDDDKLEEDKPEVSTLFQFLQILTACFGSFAHGGNDVSNAIGPLVALWLVYQTSSVTTNMATPIWLLLYGGVGICAGLWVWGRRVIQTMGRDLTPITPSSGFSIELASALTVVVASNIGLPVSTTHCKVGSVVAVGWLRSRKAVDWRLFRNIFMAWFVTVPISGLISAAIMAIFIYGIFTT, via the exons ATGGTTTCAACAACTGTAGCTACAATAATTATGGCCAGTACAATAGGAGTGGTGACCTATACTCCTCTGACGGAGTACATGTGGTTGCTAATCGTTGGCTTCGTCATTGCCTTCATACTAGCCTTTTCTGTGGGTGCCAATGATGTTGCCAACTCATTTGGCACAGCTGTTGGTTCAGGAGTTGTGACCCTGCGACAGGCATGCATTCTGGCCACAGTGTTTGAGACTCTGGGCTCTGTACTCCTTGGGGCCAAAGTGAGTGAAACCATCCGCAAAGGCATCATCGACGTGGGCATGTATAATGGCTCCGAGCATGTGTTGATGGCCGGATCCGTCAGTGCTATGTTTG GATCTGCTGTGTGGCagctggctgcttctttccttaAGCTCCCGATCTCTGGAACACACTGCATTGTTGGTGCTACTATTGGCTTCTCACTGGTTGCCAAAGGTCAGCAGGGAGTCAGGTGGCTTGAACTCCTACGTATCG ttGGGTCCTGGTTCCTGAGCCCCCTTTTGTCTGGATTAATGTCGGGGGTTGTTTTTTACTTTGTCCGAGTGTTCATCTTATCCAAG AAAGACCCTGTACCTAATGGTTTGAAGGCCCTCCCTGTCTTCTATGCCATCACTATGGGGATCAACATTTTCTCCATTACGTTCACTGGAGCTCCGA TGCTGGGATTTGACATGATTCCTTGGTGGGGTATCCTGCTCATCTCACTGGCCTGCGCCATGCTGACGGCTATTATAGTGTGGTTTATCGTCTGCCCTCGCCTTAAGAAGAAGATTGAAA GAGATTTAAAGTCTACCAGCCCCTCCGAGAGCCCCCTGATGGAAAAACGAGAGCTCAAAGAGGCCCACTGTCCTATCCTAAAACAGACTGCAAAGGATGCCTCTTTACCTCCTGCACCAGCCGACAGTCAGAACTCTTCTGCTCAACCTCAGCCTGCACCTGAGGAGCGCAGGGTGGCATTTGACATTGGCGATtctgacgatgttgaaaataaaGAGCGCAAGGTGGCTTTTAACATTGGAGATTCAGATGAAACAGACTTCAGCATTGGAAATGAAA ccccCAAACAGTCTCAATCAACCAATCAAGCTGGGCTTGATGACAACCAGGGCCTTCAGCTCAGCAATGGCTCTACAAATGCTGCCAATCAAGTCCATTTCAACAACCAGATTCAGTTCAATAACAGGACGACACAGATCCCCAGTAACGGTTATAGCCAGTACCACACAGTCCACAAAGACTCAGGCCTCTACAAGGACCTGCTACACAAGCTTCACCTGGCTAAGGTTGGCGACTGCATGGGCGAGGGGAGTGACCGACCCATACGGCGCAATAACAGCTATACGTCCTACACAATGGCCATCATTGGCATGCACAGTGACTTCAAGCATAAAGATGGGGACATCCGTGCTGGTGAAGATGGCGATAAGGGCCCAGGGTCAGGTGGTCACGAAAGAAAGCGTGTGCGAATGGACAGTTACACAAGCTACTGCAATGCTTTGGCAGAAAACACAACTCCTGAAAGTATAGGAGAAGGTGATGTGACACTAGAAATTGCAAAGGAAGATGCTGGTAGCAGCCAAAGCTCCCTTGATGATGATAAGCTTGAGGAAGACAAGCCAGAAGTCTCAACCCTGTTTCAGTTCCTCCAAATTCTCACTGCTTGCTTTGGATCCTTTGCCCATGGAGGAAATGACGTGAG TAATGCCATTGGACCGTTAGTAGCTCTGTGGTTGGTTTACCAAACGAGCAGTGTGACCACAAACATGGCCACACCTATTTGGCTTCTGCTGTATGGCGGTGTTGGCATATGTGCTGGGCTCTGGGTATGGGGTCGCCGGGTGATCCAGACTATGGGAAGGGACCTCACGCCCATTACCCCCTCAAG TGGTTTTAGCATTGAGCTGGCCTCCGCCTTGACTGTCGTGGTTGCTTCTAACATTGGTCTGCCGGTCTCCACAACCCACTGCAAG GTCGGCTCTGTGGTGGCTGTTGGATGGTTGCGTTCAAGGAAGGCAGTTGACTGGCGTCTGTTTAGAAATATCTTCATGGCATGGTTTGTTACGGTGCCCATCTCTGGCCTGATCAGTGCTGCCATCATGGCCATCTTCATCTATGGCATCTTTACAACATGA